From the Serratia nematodiphila DZ0503SBS1 genome, one window contains:
- the lapB gene encoding lipopolysaccharide assembly protein LapB has product MLELLFLLLPVAAAYGWYMGRRSAQQDKQQEANRLSREYVAGVNFLLSNQQDKAVDLFLDMLKEDSNTVEAHLTLGNLFRSRGEVDRAIRIHQALMESASLTFEQRLLAVQQLGRDYMAAGLYDRAEDMFSQLTDEADFRVSALQQLLVIHQATSDWQKAIDVAEKLVKLGKEKQRVEIAHFYCELALQAMGSDDLDRAMSLLKRADAADKQCARVSIMFGRIYMAQNDYAKAAESLQRVLSQDKELVSETLPMLQECYTHLPEQQHNWADFLKRCVEENTGATADLMLAEIIEQHEGRDVVQVYINRQLQRHPTMRVFYRLMDYHLADAEDGRAKESLLLLRDMVGEQIRTKPRYRCHKCGFTAHSLYWHCPSCRAWSSVKPIRGLDGQ; this is encoded by the coding sequence ATGTTAGAACTGCTGTTTCTGTTGCTGCCCGTGGCTGCCGCGTACGGTTGGTACATGGGGCGCAGAAGCGCTCAGCAGGATAAACAGCAAGAAGCCAACCGCCTGTCGCGCGAATACGTGGCAGGGGTGAACTTTCTGCTCTCCAACCAGCAGGACAAGGCGGTCGATCTGTTCCTCGACATGTTGAAAGAGGACAGCAACACCGTTGAAGCCCACCTGACGCTGGGTAACCTGTTCCGTTCGCGCGGTGAAGTAGACCGCGCCATCCGCATCCATCAGGCCTTGATGGAAAGCGCCTCCCTGACCTTCGAACAGCGCCTGCTGGCGGTGCAGCAGCTGGGCCGCGACTATATGGCGGCCGGGCTGTACGACCGCGCGGAAGACATGTTCAGCCAGTTGACTGACGAAGCGGATTTTCGCGTCTCGGCGCTGCAGCAGCTGCTGGTGATCCATCAGGCGACCAGCGACTGGCAGAAAGCGATCGACGTGGCGGAAAAGCTGGTCAAGCTGGGCAAAGAGAAGCAACGCGTCGAGATCGCGCACTTTTACTGTGAGTTGGCGCTGCAGGCAATGGGCAGCGACGATCTCGATCGGGCAATGAGCCTGCTCAAGCGGGCGGACGCCGCAGATAAACAATGTGCGCGCGTGTCCATCATGTTCGGGCGCATCTACATGGCGCAAAACGACTACGCCAAAGCGGCAGAGTCGCTGCAACGCGTACTGAGCCAGGATAAAGAGTTGGTCAGCGAAACGCTGCCGATGCTGCAGGAATGCTACACGCATCTGCCGGAACAACAGCACAACTGGGCCGATTTTCTTAAGCGCTGCGTGGAAGAGAACACCGGCGCCACCGCCGATCTGATGCTGGCCGAGATCATCGAGCAGCACGAAGGGCGCGACGTGGTGCAGGTCTATATCAACCGTCAGCTGCAGCGTCATCCCACCATGCGGGTGTTTTATCGGCTGATGGATTATCACCTGGCGGATGCTGAAGACGGCCGGGCGAAAGAGAGTCTGCTGCTGTTGCGCGATATGGTCGGCGAGCAAATTCGCACCAAGCCGCGATACCGCTGCCACAAATGTGGCTTCACCGCGCACTCGCTCTATTGGCATTGCCCGTCGTGCCGCGCCTGGTCATCGGTCAAACCGATCCGCGGTCTGGACGGGCAATAA
- the yciH gene encoding stress response translation initiation inhibitor YciH, translating into MNDDNSRLVYSTDTGRIRQEEVKPQRAKGDGIVRIQRQTSGRKGKGVCLITGVDLDDAALDKLAAELKKKCGCGGSVKEGVIEIQGDKRELLKQLLEAKGMKVKLAGG; encoded by the coding sequence ATGAATGACGATAACAGCCGTCTGGTGTATTCCACGGACACCGGCCGCATCAGGCAGGAAGAGGTTAAACCGCAACGCGCCAAGGGCGATGGCATCGTGCGCATCCAGCGCCAGACCAGCGGCCGCAAGGGGAAGGGCGTGTGCCTGATTACCGGCGTCGATCTGGATGATGCCGCGCTCGACAAACTGGCGGCCGAGCTGAAAAAGAAATGCGGCTGCGGCGGCTCGGTGAAAGAGGGAGTCATCGAGATCCAGGGCGATAAACGCGAGCTGCTCAAACAGTTGCTGGAAGCCAAAGGCATGAAGGTCAAACTGGCGGGCGGTTGA
- the osmB gene encoding osmotically-inducible lipoprotein OsmB, giving the protein MMIINKRFATAALALTLAFSLSACSNMSKRDRNTAIGAGAGAVGGAVLTNGSALGTLGGAAVGGIIGHQVGK; this is encoded by the coding sequence ATGATGATTATCAATAAACGTTTCGCCACCGCCGCTCTGGCTCTGACTCTGGCGTTTTCACTGAGCGCCTGTTCCAACATGTCCAAACGCGATCGCAACACCGCTATCGGCGCCGGCGCCGGTGCAGTCGGCGGCGCAGTGCTGACCAACGGCAGCGCGTTGGGCACGCTGGGTGGGGCTGCGGTGGGCGGCATTATCGGTCACCAGGTAGGTAAATAA
- a CDS encoding DeoR/GlpR family DNA-binding transcription regulator codes for MNLRQQTILQLVNDRRRISVNELARASGVSEVTIRQDLNLLEKRSYLKRVHGSAVALESDDVDARMMSNFTLKQRLAQYAAAQVNDGETIFIESGSANALLARYIAERKRITLITVSHYIANLLKETDCDVIVLGGMYQKKSETVVGPLTRLCIQQVHFNKAFIGIDGFQAETGFTGRDMMRADVVSAVLAKGVENIVLTDSSKFGQIQPNPLAQPGQISRVITDSRLALEYQHQLKRQGVQVELVNE; via the coding sequence ATGAATTTACGACAACAGACCATATTGCAGTTGGTTAACGATCGCCGGCGGATCAGCGTCAATGAGCTGGCGCGCGCCTCGGGCGTCTCGGAAGTCACCATCCGGCAGGATCTCAACCTGCTGGAAAAGCGCAGTTATCTGAAGCGGGTGCACGGTTCCGCCGTGGCGTTGGAGAGCGACGACGTCGACGCCCGCATGATGTCCAATTTCACCCTCAAGCAGAGACTGGCGCAATACGCCGCCGCGCAGGTCAACGACGGCGAGACGATCTTTATCGAGAGCGGCAGCGCCAACGCCCTGCTGGCGCGCTACATCGCCGAACGCAAGCGCATTACGCTGATCACCGTCAGCCACTACATCGCCAACCTGCTGAAAGAAACCGACTGCGACGTGATTGTGCTGGGCGGCATGTACCAGAAGAAAAGCGAGACCGTGGTCGGCCCGCTGACGCGGCTGTGCATTCAGCAGGTGCATTTCAATAAGGCGTTTATCGGCATTGACGGCTTTCAGGCCGAAACCGGCTTTACCGGCCGCGACATGATGCGCGCCGATGTGGTCAGCGCGGTACTGGCCAAGGGCGTGGAGAATATCGTGCTGACGGACTCCAGCAAATTCGGCCAGATCCAGCCCAATCCGCTGGCGCAGCCGGGGCAGATCAGCCGGGTGATCACCGATTCGCGTTTGGCGCTGGAGTATCAGCATCAGCTGAAACGCCAGGGCGTACAGGTGGAATTGGTCAACGAATAA
- a CDS encoding formate C-acetyltransferase/glycerol dehydratase family glycyl radical enzyme, with protein MTTLDLTTLSARIQAHKNALIHIVKPPVCTERAQHYTEAYQQHQDRPLPVRRALALANHLAKRSIWIANDELIVGNQASELRAAPIFPEYTVGWIENEIDQLADRPGAGFSVSEENKAILHRLCPWWRGQTVQDRCYGMFTDEQKALLATGIIKAEGNMTSGDAHLAVNFPLLLELGLDGLREKVNARRSRLRLTVWEDLHKAQFLNAIDIMLAALSEHILRFARLARDMAQNEPRTGRRTELLAIADNCEQIAHRPPHTFWQALQLCYFIQLTLQIESNGHSVSFGRLDQYLYPWYRRDVELEQKLAREDAIELLHSCWLKLLEVNKIRSGSHSKASAGSPLYQNVTIGGQKLVDGRPCDAVNPLSYAILESCGRLRSTQPNLSVRYHAGMSADFLDACVQVIRCGFGMPAFNNDEIVIPEFIKLGVEPQDAYDYAAIGCIETAVGGKWGYRCTGMSFINFARVLLAALEQGRDATSGQIFLPQEQALSKGNFADFEQVLAAWDRQIRYYTRKSIEIECVVDSVLEENAHDILCSALVDDCIERGKSIKQGGAKYDWVSGLQVGIANLGNSLAAVRKLVFDQGAIGQQQLATALAEDFAGLDGEQLRQRLLNAAPKYGNDVDEVDRLLVRAYQTYIEELKQYRNTRFGRGPIGGGYYAGTSSISANVPFGAATLATPDGRKAHTPLAEGASPASGTDHLGPTAVFNSLVKLPTEAILGGVLLNQKLNPATLDNPRDREKLMLMLRTFFESYRGWHVQYNIVSRETLLAAKQHPDQYRDLVVRVAGYSAFFTALSPEAQDDIIARTEHTL; from the coding sequence ATGACCACGTTGGATTTGACCACCCTCAGCGCCCGCATTCAGGCGCACAAGAACGCGCTGATTCACATCGTCAAACCGCCGGTGTGCACCGAACGCGCGCAGCACTATACCGAAGCCTATCAACAGCATCAGGACAGGCCGCTGCCGGTGCGCCGCGCGCTGGCGCTGGCCAACCACCTGGCGAAACGCAGCATCTGGATCGCCAACGACGAGTTGATCGTCGGCAACCAGGCCAGCGAACTGCGCGCCGCGCCGATCTTCCCCGAATACACCGTCGGCTGGATAGAAAACGAAATAGACCAGTTGGCCGACCGGCCGGGCGCCGGTTTTTCGGTCAGCGAAGAGAACAAGGCAATTTTGCATCGTCTGTGTCCCTGGTGGCGCGGCCAAACGGTGCAGGATCGCTGCTACGGCATGTTCACCGACGAGCAAAAGGCGCTGCTGGCTACCGGCATCATCAAGGCCGAGGGCAACATGACCTCCGGCGATGCTCACCTGGCGGTCAACTTCCCGCTGTTGCTGGAGCTAGGTCTCGACGGCCTGCGTGAAAAAGTGAACGCGCGCCGCAGCCGCCTGCGCCTGACCGTGTGGGAAGATCTGCACAAAGCGCAGTTTCTCAACGCTATCGACATCATGCTGGCGGCGCTGAGCGAACACATCCTGCGCTTCGCCCGCCTGGCGCGCGACATGGCGCAAAACGAACCGCGCACTGGCCGGCGCACCGAGCTGCTGGCCATCGCGGATAACTGTGAACAGATCGCCCATCGCCCGCCGCACACCTTCTGGCAGGCGCTGCAGCTGTGCTATTTCATCCAGCTGACGTTGCAGATCGAATCCAACGGCCATTCGGTTTCCTTCGGCCGCCTCGATCAATACCTCTATCCCTGGTATCGGCGTGACGTGGAGCTGGAGCAAAAGCTGGCGCGGGAAGACGCCATCGAGCTGTTGCACAGCTGCTGGCTAAAGCTGCTGGAGGTCAACAAGATCCGCTCCGGCTCGCATTCCAAGGCTTCCGCCGGCAGCCCGCTGTACCAGAACGTCACCATCGGCGGACAGAAGCTGGTCGACGGCCGGCCGTGCGATGCGGTCAACCCGCTGTCCTACGCCATTCTCGAGTCCTGCGGCCGCCTGCGCTCCACTCAGCCCAACCTCAGCGTGCGTTACCATGCCGGGATGAGCGCCGACTTCCTCGACGCCTGCGTGCAGGTGATCCGCTGCGGTTTCGGCATGCCGGCATTCAACAACGACGAAATCGTCATTCCCGAATTCATCAAACTGGGGGTTGAGCCGCAAGACGCCTACGACTACGCCGCCATCGGCTGCATCGAGACCGCCGTCGGCGGCAAATGGGGCTATCGCTGCACCGGCATGAGCTTCATCAACTTCGCCCGCGTGCTGCTGGCGGCGCTGGAACAGGGCCGCGACGCGACCTCCGGGCAGATCTTCCTGCCGCAGGAACAGGCGCTATCCAAAGGAAACTTCGCCGATTTCGAGCAGGTCTTAGCCGCCTGGGATCGGCAAATCCGCTACTACACGCGCAAGTCGATCGAGATCGAATGCGTGGTGGACAGCGTGCTGGAAGAGAATGCCCACGATATCCTCTGTTCCGCGCTGGTGGATGACTGCATCGAACGCGGTAAAAGCATCAAGCAAGGCGGCGCCAAATACGATTGGGTTTCCGGCCTGCAGGTCGGCATCGCCAACCTGGGCAACAGCCTCGCGGCGGTGCGCAAACTGGTGTTTGACCAGGGGGCGATCGGCCAGCAGCAGTTGGCGACGGCGCTGGCCGAAGACTTCGCCGGGCTGGATGGCGAGCAGTTGCGCCAGCGGCTGCTCAACGCCGCGCCCAAATACGGCAACGACGTGGACGAGGTCGATCGGCTGCTGGTGCGCGCCTACCAAACCTATATCGAAGAACTGAAGCAGTATCGCAACACCCGCTTCGGCCGCGGGCCGATCGGCGGCGGTTACTACGCCGGCACGTCGTCGATCTCGGCCAACGTGCCCTTCGGCGCCGCCACTCTGGCCACGCCCGATGGGCGTAAGGCGCACACGCCACTGGCGGAAGGCGCCAGTCCGGCGTCCGGTACCGATCACCTGGGGCCAACGGCGGTGTTCAATTCGCTCGTCAAGTTGCCGACCGAGGCGATCCTCGGCGGCGTGCTGCTCAATCAAAAGCTGAACCCGGCGACGCTGGACAACCCGCGCGACCGGGAAAAGCTGATGCTGATGTTGCGCACCTTCTTCGAGAGCTACCGCGGCTGGCATGTGCAGTACAACATCGTGTCGCGCGAAACGCTGCTGGCGGCGAAGCAACACCCTGACCAATATCGTGATTTAGTGGTTCGCGTAGCTGGCTATTCCGCCTTCTTTACCGCATTATCCCCTGAGGCGCAGGATGATATCATTGCGCGCACAGAACATACTCTTTAA
- the bhsA gene encoding multiple stress resistance protein BhsA, whose product MKTIKYFAAAAAIALTSFATFAAEPISSQQADNLTATGIVSAGHATTLSSLEKKLAAKADAQGASSYRIISAGGNNMLSGTAIIYK is encoded by the coding sequence ATGAAAACCATCAAATATTTTGCAGCCGCAGCCGCTATCGCACTGACCTCTTTCGCCACCTTCGCCGCTGAACCGATCAGCAGCCAGCAGGCCGATAACCTGACCGCCACCGGCATCGTTTCCGCAGGCCACGCGACCACCCTCAGCAGCCTGGAGAAAAAGCTGGCCGCTAAAGCGGATGCCCAGGGCGCCAGCAGCTACCGCATCATCTCCGCCGGCGGTAACAACATGCTGAGCGGCACCGCGATCATCTACAAATAA
- a CDS encoding Arc family DNA-binding protein, which translates to MSEISTLTIKIPLELKEKIRAAAAENEFSLSVEVCQRLENSFSAPAAKAEKPTKKADELHHGEIDNQSTEEEIEQPLSQKELKKLRQLLKTGAKGGKKK; encoded by the coding sequence ATGAGCGAGATATCGACACTTACCATTAAAATTCCTCTGGAACTGAAGGAAAAAATCCGCGCCGCCGCCGCTGAAAACGAATTTTCGTTGAGCGTGGAAGTGTGCCAGCGCCTGGAAAACAGTTTCAGCGCGCCCGCCGCCAAGGCTGAAAAACCCACCAAGAAAGCGGATGAGCTGCACCACGGCGAAATCGACAATCAAAGCACCGAAGAAGAGATTGAACAGCCGCTGAGCCAGAAAGAGCTGAAGAAACTGCGTCAGCTGTTGAAAACCGGCGCCAAAGGCGGCAAGAAAAAGTAA
- the fsa gene encoding fructose-6-phosphate aldolase, which yields MELYLDTADVTAVKRLARILPLHGVTTNPSIVAKEGKPIWEVLPALRDALGGTGKLFAQVMAADAERMVAEAALLSQRVPGLVVKIPATAEGLAAIKKLKTMSIPTLGTAVYGAGQGLLAALAGAEYVAPYVNRVDAQGGDGIEMVHELQQLLSLHAPSAQVLAASFKTPRQALECLLAGCQAITLPVDVAEQFLNAPAVQAAVEKFEQDWQGAFGSTLLG from the coding sequence ATGGAGCTTTATCTCGATACCGCCGATGTGACCGCGGTAAAACGCCTGGCGCGCATTCTGCCGCTGCACGGCGTCACCACCAACCCGAGCATCGTGGCGAAGGAAGGCAAGCCGATCTGGGAAGTGCTGCCCGCGCTGCGCGACGCCCTCGGCGGCACCGGCAAGCTGTTTGCGCAGGTGATGGCGGCCGATGCGGAACGTATGGTGGCGGAGGCGGCGCTGCTCAGCCAGCGGGTACCGGGGTTGGTGGTCAAGATCCCGGCAACCGCCGAAGGGTTGGCGGCGATCAAGAAACTCAAAACGATGTCCATCCCGACGCTGGGCACGGCGGTATACGGCGCCGGGCAAGGGCTGTTGGCGGCATTGGCCGGTGCGGAATATGTGGCGCCTTACGTCAACCGCGTGGACGCGCAGGGCGGCGACGGCATCGAAATGGTGCACGAGCTGCAGCAGCTGTTGAGCCTGCATGCGCCGTCGGCGCAGGTGCTGGCCGCCAGCTTCAAAACGCCGCGCCAGGCGCTGGAGTGCCTGCTCGCGGGCTGTCAGGCCATCACCCTGCCGGTGGACGTCGCGGAGCAGTTCCTGAACGCGCCGGCTGTGCAGGCCGCGGTCGAGAAATTCGAACAGGATTGGCAGGGTGCGTTCGGCTCGACGCTGTTAGGCTAA
- a CDS encoding SDR family oxidoreductase, translating into MNRDFTGKTVVITGACRGIGAGIAERFASLGANLAIASNADRILTTAETLRQRYRAEVLSVILDVTDETQVVDFYRQVWERFGAIDVSIQNAGVITIDRFDQMPKSDFEKVLAVNTTAVWLCCREAAKYMVGQRRGRLINTSSGQGRNGFIYTPHYAASKMGVIGITQSLALELAPHGITVNAFCPGIIESEMWEYNDRVWGEILSGPEKTYGKGELMAEWVAGIPLKRAGQPEDVAGLVTFLASDDADYITGQTINVDGGLIMS; encoded by the coding sequence GTGGTGATTACCGGCGCATGCCGCGGCATTGGGGCCGGTATCGCCGAACGTTTCGCCAGTTTGGGCGCCAATTTGGCGATCGCGTCGAATGCGGATCGCATCCTGACCACGGCGGAAACGCTGCGCCAGCGTTATCGGGCGGAGGTGCTGTCGGTTATCCTCGACGTCACCGATGAAACACAGGTGGTTGATTTTTATCGTCAGGTCTGGGAGCGATTTGGTGCGATCGACGTTTCCATTCAGAACGCCGGGGTGATCACTATCGATCGTTTTGACCAGATGCCCAAAAGCGATTTTGAGAAAGTGTTGGCGGTAAATACCACGGCGGTCTGGCTCTGCTGCCGGGAGGCGGCCAAATATATGGTCGGCCAACGCCGTGGGCGGTTGATCAACACGTCTTCTGGCCAAGGACGTAACGGGTTCATTTACACACCGCATTACGCCGCCAGCAAAATGGGGGTGATCGGCATTACGCAGAGTTTAGCGCTTGAGCTGGCGCCACATGGCATCACCGTCAATGCATTCTGCCCCGGCATCATTGAAAGCGAGATGTGGGAATATAACGACCGCGTTTGGGGAGAAATTCTCAGCGGCCCGGAAAAAACTTACGGCAAAGGGGAGTTGATGGCCGAGTGGGTGGCGGGCATTCCACTCAAGCGTGCCGGTCAACCCGAAGATGTGGCGGGTCTGGTGACCTTCCTTGCCTCAGACGATGCCGACTATATCACCGGCCAAACCATCAATGTGGATGGTGGGTTAATCATGTCATGA
- the pyrF gene encoding orotidine-5'-phosphate decarboxylase translates to MKSENNANNNDLKSSPIVVALDYADKNAALAFADRIDPQDCRLKVGKEMFTLFGPQLVRDLHGRGFDVFLDLKFHDIPNTTAHAVAAAAELGVWMVNVHASGGARMMTAAKEALASFGTDAPLLIAVTVLTSMEAEDLRGIGIEASPAEHAERLARLTRDCGLDGVVCSAHEAQRLKAACGQAFQLVTPGIRPEGSAAGDQRRIMTPVQAQAAGVDYMVIGRPITQSADPAATLRAIRASLA, encoded by the coding sequence ATGAAGTCTGAAAATAACGCTAATAACAATGACTTAAAATCATCTCCAATCGTTGTGGCGTTAGATTACGCCGATAAGAACGCTGCGCTGGCGTTCGCCGACCGTATCGATCCGCAAGACTGCCGGCTGAAAGTGGGCAAAGAAATGTTCACGCTGTTTGGGCCGCAGCTGGTGCGCGATCTGCATGGGCGCGGTTTCGACGTGTTTCTCGACCTGAAATTCCACGATATTCCCAATACCACTGCGCATGCGGTAGCGGCGGCGGCCGAACTGGGCGTTTGGATGGTTAACGTCCACGCCAGCGGCGGCGCGCGCATGATGACTGCCGCTAAAGAAGCGCTGGCGTCATTCGGGACGGATGCGCCGCTGTTGATCGCCGTAACCGTGCTGACCAGCATGGAAGCGGAAGACCTGCGCGGCATCGGCATCGAGGCCAGCCCGGCGGAGCACGCCGAGCGCCTGGCGCGCCTGACCCGCGACTGCGGGCTGGACGGCGTGGTGTGTTCGGCACACGAAGCGCAGCGGCTTAAGGCGGCCTGCGGGCAGGCTTTCCAACTGGTTACGCCGGGGATCCGCCCTGAAGGCAGCGCGGCGGGCGATCAGCGCCGTATCATGACGCCGGTGCAGGCGCAGGCCGCCGGCGTGGACTATATGGTGATTGGGCGTCCGATCACCCAATCTGCCGATCCGGCCGCGACGCTGCGCGCGATCCGCGCCTCTTTGGCCTGA
- a CDS encoding LapA family protein, translating into MKYLLIFLLVLVIFVVSVTLGAHNDQVVNFNYLVAQGDYRVSTLLATLFGAGFVLGWIICGLFYLRTRIALGRAERKIKRLELQLEQPAEPAAQPVVSKE; encoded by the coding sequence GTGAAATATTTGCTGATTTTTTTGTTGGTTCTGGTGATCTTCGTGGTTTCCGTCACCTTGGGTGCGCATAACGATCAGGTGGTCAATTTTAACTATCTGGTTGCGCAGGGCGACTATCGCGTATCGACCCTGTTGGCCACGCTGTTTGGTGCCGGTTTCGTTCTCGGCTGGATCATTTGCGGCCTGTTCTACCTGCGCACGCGTATTGCGCTGGGTCGCGCCGAGCGCAAGATCAAAAGGCTGGAGCTGCAGCTTGAGCAGCCCGCTGAACCGGCGGCTCAGCCTGTTGTCAGCAAGGAATAA
- a CDS encoding glycyl-radical enzyme activating protein, whose product MFFNLQRYSTHDGPGIRSVVFLKGCPLSCRWCQNPESRSRHADLLFDERLCLSGCTLCAARCPQGLQRTDGPLTLQRELISADDYAALAATCPTGALSLCGSPVNPDDIMAEVMRDKPFYLRSGGGLTLSGGEPFMQPEIAAELLRRGREAGIHTAVESCLHVPWRYIAPSLPWLDLLLADLKHTDEARFRAWTGGSARRVMNNFRRLAAHGVPMTVRVPLIPDFNADRRSVRAIVDFTADEIGVSEIHFLPYHTLGINKYHLLGEPYRAARTPLDAPALLAFAEDYAGAKGLTAILRG is encoded by the coding sequence ATGTTCTTCAATCTGCAGCGCTACTCGACCCATGACGGCCCCGGCATCCGCAGCGTGGTCTTTTTAAAAGGCTGCCCGCTGAGCTGCCGCTGGTGTCAGAACCCGGAAAGCCGTTCGCGCCACGCAGACCTGCTGTTTGACGAGCGTCTGTGCCTGAGCGGCTGCACGCTGTGCGCCGCGCGCTGTCCGCAAGGGCTGCAGCGCACCGACGGGCCGCTGACGCTGCAACGCGAGCTGATTAGCGCAGACGATTATGCCGCCCTGGCCGCCACCTGCCCGACCGGCGCGCTCAGCCTGTGCGGCAGCCCGGTCAACCCCGACGATATCATGGCCGAGGTGATGCGGGATAAGCCTTTCTACCTGCGCAGCGGCGGCGGTTTAACGCTGTCCGGCGGCGAGCCCTTTATGCAGCCGGAGATCGCGGCGGAACTGCTGCGGCGCGGCCGCGAGGCCGGCATCCACACCGCCGTCGAGTCCTGTCTGCACGTGCCGTGGCGTTACATCGCGCCTTCATTGCCGTGGCTGGATCTGCTGCTGGCCGATCTCAAACACACCGACGAAGCGCGCTTCAGAGCCTGGACCGGCGGCTCCGCCCGCCGGGTGATGAACAATTTCCGCCGGCTGGCGGCGCACGGCGTGCCAATGACCGTGCGCGTGCCGCTGATCCCCGATTTCAACGCCGATCGCCGCTCTGTCCGCGCGATCGTCGACTTCACCGCCGACGAGATCGGCGTGTCGGAGATCCACTTTCTGCCGTACCACACGCTGGGCATCAACAAGTACCACCTGCTCGGCGAGCCCTACCGTGCCGCCCGCACGCCGCTGGACGCGCCCGCTCTGCTGGCCTTCGCCGAAGACTATGCCGGCGCCAAAGGCCTGACCGCCATTTTGCGAGGATAA